One stretch of Pigmentiphaga aceris DNA includes these proteins:
- a CDS encoding argininosuccinate lyase — MYSSQGFAQQSAVRDEFFWLGEINKATAVINTEEGLLDKAIAPRLAAGVAKVINDGNQPGGKRPTIVINFEPLLIAAAGPEVTLLHAGRSSQDMHATYRAAILRDDMLNLADQLNKTAGSLVTLAAKHSETAVPNYTNGVAAQPNSYGHYLLGHAAGLDRDAQRIREAYARVDRSAMGTTVLNGTSWPLNRPRMANYLGFAATVDNAYDAAQISPVDEPVEVSAIVTSIALHTGHFIQDVMTQYAQPRPWILLQEGGANTYVSSAMPQKRNPGLLIATRGDASTAVSLAQGVVIMAHNITPGMEDPKKTKANSAMVNSAITALKGWDQILHAMVINPERALEELNNDWTASQELADVLMRKYKLPFRVGHHFASEVVGFAKKQDIKPLDFPYAEAKRIYAETIKHDTSGGNYAAELPMDEAEFRATLDPIAIIKNRASAGGPQPAEMARMLKVSNQKLADQAAWITEKRGHIASSLAKLDNDFNKLLAENQGK; from the coding sequence ATGTATTCAAGTCAAGGTTTCGCGCAGCAATCCGCTGTGCGTGACGAGTTCTTCTGGTTGGGCGAAATAAACAAGGCCACCGCCGTGATCAACACGGAAGAGGGCTTGCTGGACAAAGCGATTGCGCCGCGTCTGGCGGCCGGCGTGGCCAAGGTGATCAACGACGGCAACCAGCCGGGCGGCAAGCGTCCTACCATCGTGATCAACTTCGAACCGCTGCTGATTGCCGCCGCTGGTCCTGAGGTCACCTTGCTGCACGCCGGTCGTTCCAGCCAAGACATGCACGCCACCTACCGCGCCGCCATCTTGCGCGACGACATGCTGAACCTGGCCGATCAGTTGAACAAAACCGCCGGTTCTTTGGTGACGCTTGCTGCCAAGCACAGCGAAACCGCCGTGCCCAACTACACCAATGGCGTGGCTGCACAGCCAAACAGCTACGGCCATTACCTGCTTGGTCATGCCGCAGGGCTTGATCGCGATGCACAGCGCATCCGCGAAGCGTATGCCCGTGTCGATCGTTCCGCCATGGGCACCACGGTATTGAACGGCACCAGCTGGCCGCTGAACCGCCCCCGCATGGCCAATTACCTTGGCTTCGCGGCTACCGTCGACAACGCCTATGATGCAGCGCAGATTTCGCCGGTGGACGAGCCGGTGGAAGTGAGTGCGATCGTGACCAGCATCGCCTTGCATACGGGTCACTTCATCCAGGACGTGATGACCCAATACGCGCAGCCCCGGCCCTGGATTCTCCTGCAAGAAGGTGGTGCCAACACCTATGTGTCCAGCGCCATGCCGCAAAAGCGCAATCCCGGTCTGCTGATCGCCACGCGCGGAGACGCGTCCACGGCTGTGTCGCTTGCACAGGGTGTGGTCATCATGGCCCATAACATCACTCCGGGCATGGAAGATCCCAAGAAGACCAAGGCCAACAGCGCTATGGTCAACAGTGCAATTACCGCCTTGAAGGGGTGGGACCAGATTCTGCACGCCATGGTGATCAACCCGGAGCGTGCGCTGGAAGAACTCAACAACGATTGGACCGCCTCGCAGGAACTGGCCGACGTGTTGATGCGCAAGTACAAGCTGCCGTTCCGCGTGGGTCACCACTTCGCATCGGAAGTGGTGGGCTTTGCGAAGAAGCAGGACATCAAGCCGCTTGATTTCCCGTATGCCGAGGCCAAGCGCATTTACGCTGAAACCATCAAGCACGACACCTCGGGCGGCAACTATGCAGCCGAGCTGCCGATGGACGAAGCCGAGTTCCGCGCCACGCTGGACCCAATCGCCATCATCAAGAACCGCGCATCGGCCGGTGGCCCGCAACCTGCGGAAATGGCACGCATGTTGAAGGTGTCGAATCAGAAGCTTGCCGATCAGGCTGCCTGGATCACCGAGAAGCGCGGTCATATCGCGTCATCTTTGGCCAAGCTGGATAACGACTTCAATAAACTGTTGGCGGAAAACCAGGGTAAGTAA
- a CDS encoding helix-turn-helix transcriptional regulator — translation MSRAERLLELMQCLRRHRHPISGAVLAQTLGVSLRTLYRDIASLQAQGAEIEGEAGVGYVLRPGFLLPPLMFSPAELDALTLGIRWVSRHTDPELAQAANNALAKIGAVLPADLREAIAATPLLVGPTDSPADLPANAHGYLPVLRRAVRSEHKLDIVYHALSGEQTERRVWPVALGFFDRVRVLIAWCETRQSLRHFRVDRLLSVHELDERYPQRRQVLLKLWREREGIARPQ, via the coding sequence ATGTCCCGCGCTGAACGATTGCTCGAATTGATGCAGTGCCTGCGCCGTCATCGGCATCCGATAAGTGGTGCAGTGTTGGCGCAGACCTTGGGCGTCAGTCTTCGCACGCTGTATCGGGACATTGCCAGTTTGCAGGCGCAAGGTGCGGAGATCGAGGGTGAGGCGGGTGTGGGTTATGTGCTGCGGCCGGGTTTTCTGTTGCCACCGTTGATGTTTTCACCGGCTGAACTCGATGCGTTGACGCTGGGCATCCGCTGGGTGTCGAGGCATACCGATCCCGAGCTGGCGCAGGCTGCCAATAATGCGTTGGCGAAGATTGGCGCGGTGTTGCCGGCGGATTTGCGGGAAGCGATCGCGGCGACGCCGCTTCTGGTTGGTCCCACTGATTCGCCAGCCGATTTGCCAGCCAATGCGCATGGCTATCTGCCTGTGTTGCGGCGTGCGGTGCGGTCGGAGCACAAGCTGGACATCGTTTATCACGCGCTATCGGGTGAGCAGACCGAACGTCGCGTCTGGCCAGTGGCGCTAGGCTTTTTTGATCGTGTTCGTGTGTTGATCGCGTGGTGTGAAACGCGTCAATCTTTGCGGCATTTCCGGGTGGACCGATTGTTGTCAGTCCATGAACTTGACGAGCGTTATCCGCAGCGACGTCAGGTGTTGCTGAAGCTGTGGCGTGAACGGGAAGGTATTGCACGGCCGCAGTGA
- a CDS encoding alpha/beta fold hydrolase: MIALSTPIARKLGANIYGDSPETLLFLNGFGTEQQVWQHQVERFADAFSVITFDHVGSGHSDVDAYSPARYMSLYDYADDVLALIDELGLEDVSLVGHSAGAMVAAVVAVAAPMQVRRLVMIGASPRYLNDGAYVGGFDANAIQGMLAAMQSDYHAWATGFSKLVAANPDQPQLADTYSDYLRSMRPDIAHATLKTIFNSDMRGILAQILPPTLVVQADEDIAVPREVGEYLASHIPRAELCEIGFTGHLPHMLDPEAIGNLIEDFLIREDTRPDAV; the protein is encoded by the coding sequence ATGATCGCGTTATCGACTCCCATTGCCCGTAAGCTCGGTGCCAACATCTATGGCGACAGCCCGGAAACCTTGCTGTTCCTGAACGGTTTCGGCACCGAACAACAGGTGTGGCAGCACCAGGTCGAGCGTTTCGCTGACGCTTTCAGTGTCATCACCTTCGATCACGTGGGCTCGGGGCATTCCGATGTCGATGCCTACTCGCCCGCCCGGTATATGTCGCTGTACGACTACGCCGACGACGTATTGGCGCTGATCGATGAACTGGGGCTGGAAGACGTGTCCCTGGTCGGTCATTCTGCCGGTGCCATGGTGGCAGCAGTGGTGGCCGTCGCAGCCCCCATGCAGGTGCGCCGCCTGGTCATGATCGGTGCGTCGCCGCGTTACCTGAACGATGGCGCTTACGTGGGTGGCTTCGATGCCAACGCGATCCAGGGCATGCTCGCGGCCATGCAGTCCGACTACCACGCCTGGGCGACCGGCTTCTCGAAACTGGTGGCGGCCAACCCAGATCAGCCGCAGCTTGCCGACACCTACAGCGACTACCTGCGGTCCATGCGGCCTGACATTGCCCATGCCACGCTGAAGACCATCTTCAATTCCGACATGCGCGGCATTCTGGCGCAGATTCTGCCGCCGACACTGGTGGTCCAGGCCGACGAAGATATCGCCGTGCCGCGTGAGGTTGGCGAATATCTGGCCAGCCATATTCCGCGCGCTGAGCTGTGCGAGATCGGCTTCACCGGTCATCTGCCGCACATGCTCGATCCGGAAGCCATCGGCAACCTGATCGAAGACTTTTTGATCCGCGAAGACACCAGGCCCGATGCCGTTTGA
- a CDS encoding VOC family protein, producing MSHPTFVLLYVDSPARSEKFYTKLLGTPAIESSPTFALFALQPGLMLGLWQRDGVEPAASAPAGGNELAFAVENNEAVLATDPDGHRLRVFAPAK from the coding sequence ATGTCCCACCCCACCTTCGTACTGCTCTACGTCGACAGCCCCGCCCGCAGCGAAAAGTTCTACACCAAGCTGCTAGGCACTCCGGCCATCGAATCGTCCCCCACGTTCGCCCTGTTCGCCCTCCAACCCGGCCTGATGCTCGGCCTGTGGCAACGTGACGGTGTCGAACCCGCCGCCTCGGCCCCCGCAGGCGGAAATGAACTGGCGTTTGCCGTCGAAAACAACGAAGCCGTTCTCGCCACAGACCCAGACGGCCACCGACTGCGCGTGTTCGCCCCAGCAAAATAA
- a CDS encoding ABC transporter substrate-binding protein has translation MLKSSSRRLAGLAVRTVLATAVMLSTTAHAGNTAAIPNDIPPGTTLAIGDPKTQRALELSGEIDKLPFKVKWANISGGPRTIEAFRANALDLGSVADIPPIHAVWTGLPVQIVAASFRKDAVNHPIYKLGIAPGAKIDTLADLRGKKIAYSPGQAQGALILRVLQKAGLTQKDVKLVEMPSTGDVYANALASKLVDAAPIAEAIQPRYLANYGPDGGKLISHELRDDPWYIYARQAVLDDPAKAAAVREYVKAWGRASRWIYEHPEEWAKGYYVQQQGLSPADSQFLIKSAGEPDLPPNWTDAIARQQQTIDLLAKETGKPAFKAEDLFDRRYETFAAQAVSNVARK, from the coding sequence TTGTTGAAATCGTCTTCTCGCCGCCTGGCCGGGCTCGCTGTCCGCACTGTGCTGGCCACTGCCGTGATGCTTTCCACCACCGCGCACGCAGGCAACACCGCCGCCATTCCGAACGACATCCCCCCGGGCACCACACTGGCAATCGGTGACCCCAAAACCCAGCGTGCGCTTGAACTGTCGGGCGAGATCGACAAGCTTCCCTTCAAGGTGAAATGGGCCAACATCAGCGGTGGCCCGCGCACCATCGAAGCCTTCCGCGCCAACGCGCTCGACCTGGGTTCAGTCGCAGACATTCCGCCCATCCACGCCGTGTGGACCGGCCTGCCGGTGCAGATCGTGGCCGCCAGTTTCCGCAAGGACGCGGTCAATCATCCGATCTACAAGCTGGGCATCGCACCCGGTGCGAAGATCGACACCCTGGCCGATCTGCGTGGCAAGAAGATCGCCTACAGCCCGGGTCAGGCGCAAGGTGCGTTGATCCTCCGTGTACTGCAAAAGGCGGGGCTGACGCAAAAGGACGTGAAGCTGGTCGAGATGCCCAGCACCGGCGACGTCTACGCCAATGCGCTTGCCAGCAAACTGGTCGATGCGGCACCGATTGCCGAAGCCATCCAGCCGCGCTATCTGGCCAACTACGGACCGGATGGGGGCAAGCTGATCTCGCATGAATTGCGTGATGACCCCTGGTACATCTACGCGCGTCAGGCCGTGCTCGACGACCCGGCAAAAGCTGCCGCCGTGCGGGAATACGTCAAGGCCTGGGGCCGTGCCAGCCGCTGGATCTACGAGCACCCAGAAGAATGGGCCAAGGGCTACTACGTGCAGCAACAAGGCTTGAGCCCTGCCGACAGCCAGTTCCTGATCAAGTCCGCTGGTGAGCCCGACCTGCCGCCCAACTGGACCGACGCAATTGCCCGCCAGCAGCAGACGATTGATCTGCTGGCCAAGGAAACCGGCAAGCCTGCATTCAAGGCAGAAGACTTGTTCGACCGCCGTTATGAAACCTTCGCCGCCCAGGCGGTCAGCAACGTGGCGCGCAAATGA
- a CDS encoding amino acid aminotransferase, producing the protein MTSLFANVEQAPRDPILGLNEQFNADARTTKVNLGVGVYFNDEGRIPLLKAVRNAEVARLEAASARGYLPIDGITGYNQAVQKLLFTESSPLIAEKRLVTAQALGGTGALKIGADYLKRLLPNAKVAISDPSWENHRALFENAGFEVVNYSYYNAATHGIDPEGMLASLNSYPAGTIVVLHACCHNPTGVDLSAEQWAKVVDVIKARGLVPFLDIAYQGFGDGIDADAFAVRQFAASGLSFLVSSSFSKSFSLYGERVGALTIVTANSDETGKVLSQLKRVIRTNYSNPPTHGGTVVATILNTPTLRLEWEDELAEMRDRIRAMRTALVEKLKARGVQRDFSFVLAQRGMFSYSGLTSAQVDALREKHGVYAIGTGRICVAALNNQNIDAVVDAIADVLKD; encoded by the coding sequence ATGACTTCGCTCTTCGCCAATGTGGAACAGGCTCCTCGTGACCCGATTCTGGGTCTGAATGAACAATTCAACGCGGATGCCCGCACCACCAAGGTCAACCTTGGTGTCGGCGTGTACTTCAATGACGAAGGCCGAATTCCGCTGCTGAAAGCCGTGCGCAACGCAGAAGTCGCTCGCCTGGAAGCTGCCAGCGCCCGTGGTTACCTGCCGATCGATGGCATCACCGGCTACAACCAGGCCGTGCAGAAGCTGTTGTTCACGGAATCGTCGCCGCTGATCGCTGAAAAGCGCCTGGTCACTGCCCAGGCACTGGGCGGTACCGGTGCCCTGAAGATCGGTGCCGACTATCTGAAGCGCCTGCTGCCGAACGCCAAGGTTGCCATCAGCGACCCGAGCTGGGAAAACCACCGCGCGCTGTTCGAAAACGCCGGCTTTGAAGTCGTCAACTACAGCTACTACAACGCAGCCACCCACGGCATCGATCCCGAAGGCATGCTGGCCAGCCTGAACAGCTACCCCGCCGGCACCATTGTCGTGCTGCACGCTTGCTGCCACAACCCGACGGGCGTGGACCTGTCGGCCGAACAGTGGGCGAAGGTCGTTGATGTGATCAAGGCGCGTGGTCTGGTGCCCTTCCTCGACATCGCCTACCAAGGCTTCGGTGACGGCATCGACGCAGACGCGTTTGCGGTCCGCCAGTTCGCCGCATCGGGTCTGTCCTTCCTGGTCAGCTCGTCGTTCTCGAAGTCGTTCTCGCTGTACGGCGAGCGCGTCGGCGCACTGACGATCGTCACGGCCAACAGCGATGAAACCGGCAAGGTACTGAGCCAGCTGAAGCGCGTGATCCGCACCAACTATTCGAACCCGCCGACGCACGGCGGCACGGTCGTGGCCACCATTCTGAACACCCCGACCTTGCGCCTGGAGTGGGAAGACGAACTGGCCGAGATGCGTGACCGCATTCGCGCCATGCGCACCGCTTTGGTCGAAAAGCTGAAGGCCCGTGGCGTGCAACGCGACTTCAGCTTCGTGCTGGCACAGCGCGGCATGTTCTCGTACTCGGGCCTGACCTCGGCTCAAGTCGATGCGCTGCGTGAAAAGCACGGCGTGTACGCAATCGGCACCGGCCGCATCTGCGTTGCCGCGCTGAACAATCAGAATATCGATGCCGTGGTCGACGCCATTGCCGATGTGCTGAAGGACTGA
- a CDS encoding response regulator — protein MPFESQRARVDALRVLTGADLVLALEWPEPGQARVTMSAPMLADLRQIRLAQPGDDTGGLVMGGGGQGARLPSALMVHLSGGVQRWLVLRIGPDMGVLMAWGPGSVLPRWIDLPAATVSTAMRDVLAQSSALLDDGPLVRLSAIMATLPQAIVLVDDDGGHALANEPASVLLGVPAGDVPGAVLREGFQRLLAQVDPSLGIPAAAERIIQSRRDLGDWLWELSGVPARSFRVTTVALSGERVNGRLWVFDDITALREAERALTLRNGELAALNTELEQARMVADAANASKSSFLANMSHEIRTPMNAVIGLSHLALKTELDARQRDYLNKIKSSGTALLGVLNDILDISKIEAGKLSLECIDFDLHAVLENLSGVMAYRAMEKNLELVFALAPQAPVALVGDPLRLGQILLNLATNAIKFTGQGEILVAIDVLDVSDRTATLRFAVRDTGIGMTPEQQAALFRPFSQADSSTTRRFGGTGLGLAISQQLATMMGSRIAVDSAPGQGSTFYFDICFERQQHEGGASPRRHANLAGRRVLVVDDSRSARDMLVATLSAWSAQASQAASGQAALASMEAAAAQGQPFELVLVDWRMPDMDGIELIRAIRQDARLGTPRVFLLSSYGREDIVSAADALAVDALLIKPIDASVLFNAVQAVALGEPGEVHDAVLSQVASLPTSTPASTTECASLAGARVLLAEDNDINQQIAVALLAELGIETDVAETGRVAVDKALAAGARYDAVLMDLQMPDMDGLEATRQIRRQLPATALPIIAMTAHAMESERQRCLDAGMNDHVSKPVDPDMLARTLRRWIAARSSEDRSSERMADRMTERTASSVQASTGEVTESIAAPTLGGHASTFAVDTMQARASVLARIGGDVALLDRLLTRFMQQYATLPADFQALLADGRSTEAAQLAHGVRGVAANLGLDALAAAAAQAEQQFATPARAGDAICMQALADALADALVTAASWQGATALNQSATPGSPLTPVLMTPVAGKPAATPAAAITAATPPAGAPRILVVDDESINIAILVSALGSTYTIIPARSGTKALALAVDQRPELILLDVMMPDMDGYEVCRQLKASVDTRDIPVIFVTALTDGQAEAFGLELGAVDYLTKPVQPAIVRARVRNHLELKHARDSLSRQVMVDGLTGIANRRRFDEVLAAEARRMRRSGRPLSVIMIDVDHFKRYNDRYGHVAGDVCLQTVARAIADALHYPTDCAARYGGEEFACILPDTSAVDAQPIAERIRAAVQALDLAHEDSPTSSRVTISLGVASLAQLGPIASVQEPSAARQADAAVGAKLVALADEQLYEAKRSGRNRAVAASLMSAIG, from the coding sequence ATGCCGTTTGAGTCTCAGCGCGCGCGGGTTGACGCGCTGCGTGTACTCACTGGTGCCGACCTAGTGCTGGCGCTGGAATGGCCCGAACCCGGCCAGGCGCGGGTGACGATGTCGGCCCCCATGTTGGCCGACTTGCGCCAGATCCGGTTGGCCCAACCAGGTGATGACACCGGTGGTCTTGTCATGGGCGGTGGCGGCCAAGGCGCGCGCCTGCCGTCCGCGCTGATGGTGCATCTGTCCGGTGGCGTGCAGCGCTGGTTGGTATTGCGAATCGGCCCCGACATGGGTGTGCTGATGGCCTGGGGGCCGGGCAGTGTGTTGCCGCGCTGGATCGATCTGCCTGCGGCAACCGTATCCACGGCCATGCGCGACGTGCTCGCGCAATCGTCCGCGCTGCTTGACGACGGCCCGCTGGTTCGCCTGTCGGCCATCATGGCCACTTTGCCGCAAGCCATTGTGCTGGTCGATGACGATGGCGGCCATGCGCTGGCGAACGAGCCCGCATCCGTCTTGCTGGGCGTGCCTGCCGGTGATGTGCCGGGTGCGGTATTGCGAGAAGGCTTTCAACGCCTGCTGGCGCAGGTCGACCCTAGCTTGGGCATTCCCGCTGCCGCCGAACGCATCATCCAATCGCGGCGCGATCTGGGCGACTGGTTGTGGGAACTCAGTGGCGTGCCAGCGCGCAGTTTCCGGGTCACCACCGTGGCCTTGTCCGGTGAACGGGTCAACGGGCGCTTGTGGGTGTTCGATGACATCACAGCGCTGCGCGAGGCCGAGCGTGCGCTGACGCTGCGCAATGGCGAACTTGCGGCGCTGAACACCGAACTTGAGCAAGCCCGGATGGTGGCCGACGCGGCCAACGCGTCGAAGTCTTCCTTCCTGGCGAACATGAGCCACGAGATCCGCACGCCGATGAATGCGGTGATCGGGCTAAGCCACTTGGCGCTCAAGACCGAACTCGACGCCCGGCAGCGCGACTACCTGAACAAGATCAAGTCATCGGGCACAGCCTTGTTGGGCGTGCTCAACGACATTCTTGATATCTCGAAGATCGAGGCTGGCAAGCTGTCGCTTGAATGCATCGATTTTGATCTGCATGCTGTACTGGAAAATCTGTCGGGCGTGATGGCGTATCGCGCGATGGAAAAGAACCTTGAGCTGGTCTTTGCGCTGGCACCGCAGGCCCCGGTTGCGCTGGTTGGCGATCCGCTGCGATTGGGTCAGATACTGCTGAATCTGGCTACCAACGCAATCAAGTTCACCGGGCAAGGCGAAATTCTGGTGGCGATCGATGTGCTGGATGTCAGCGATCGCACGGCCACGCTTCGCTTTGCGGTGCGCGATACAGGCATCGGCATGACACCTGAGCAGCAGGCGGCGCTGTTCCGGCCTTTCAGTCAGGCAGACAGTTCAACCACGCGCCGTTTTGGCGGCACGGGTCTGGGGCTGGCCATCAGCCAGCAACTGGCAACCATGATGGGAAGCCGCATTGCGGTGGACAGCGCGCCAGGGCAGGGCAGCACCTTCTACTTCGATATCTGCTTCGAGCGTCAACAGCACGAAGGCGGTGCGTCGCCGCGCCGACACGCCAATCTGGCGGGCCGTCGTGTGCTGGTGGTCGATGACAGCCGCAGCGCGCGTGACATGCTGGTGGCCACCTTGTCTGCGTGGTCGGCGCAGGCGAGTCAGGCTGCGTCCGGCCAGGCGGCGCTTGCCAGCATGGAGGCAGCGGCCGCACAAGGTCAGCCCTTTGAGCTGGTACTGGTGGATTGGCGCATGCCCGACATGGACGGCATCGAGTTGATCCGCGCGATTCGTCAAGATGCGCGACTTGGCACGCCTCGTGTGTTCCTGTTGTCCAGCTACGGTCGTGAAGACATTGTCAGCGCCGCCGATGCCTTGGCGGTGGATGCCTTGTTGATCAAGCCGATTGACGCATCGGTGTTGTTCAACGCGGTGCAGGCGGTGGCCTTGGGCGAGCCGGGCGAGGTGCATGATGCGGTGTTGTCGCAGGTGGCATCGTTGCCAACATCGACCCCAGCCAGCACCACCGAGTGTGCATCGCTGGCTGGTGCGCGCGTGTTGCTGGCTGAAGATAACGACATCAATCAGCAGATCGCAGTGGCCTTGCTGGCAGAGCTTGGCATCGAAACCGATGTGGCCGAAACCGGTCGGGTGGCGGTGGACAAGGCGCTTGCTGCGGGGGCACGTTACGACGCGGTGCTGATGGATTTGCAGATGCCGGACATGGACGGCCTGGAGGCCACGCGCCAGATCCGTCGACAACTGCCGGCCACTGCCTTGCCCATCATCGCGATGACGGCCCACGCGATGGAGAGCGAGCGCCAGCGCTGCCTGGACGCCGGCATGAATGACCATGTGTCGAAACCGGTGGACCCGGACATGCTGGCGCGGACCCTGCGGCGCTGGATTGCTGCGCGGTCCTCAGAAGACCGGAGCTCTGAGCGGATGGCTGATCGCATGACGGAGCGGACAGCAAGCTCGGTTCAGGCATCCACTGGTGAAGTAACCGAATCAATCGCAGCACCGACACTTGGTGGCCATGCATCGACGTTTGCTGTGGACACGATGCAGGCACGCGCAAGTGTATTGGCTCGCATCGGTGGCGACGTGGCCTTGCTGGATCGTCTGCTGACGCGGTTCATGCAGCAGTACGCCACCTTGCCGGCAGATTTTCAGGCCTTGCTGGCGGACGGACGCAGCACCGAGGCTGCACAACTTGCGCACGGTGTGCGCGGCGTGGCTGCGAACCTGGGCTTGGACGCATTGGCGGCGGCAGCCGCACAGGCCGAACAGCAGTTCGCCACGCCTGCGCGCGCCGGCGATGCCATCTGCATGCAGGCCCTGGCAGACGCCTTGGCCGATGCGTTGGTGACGGCAGCATCGTGGCAAGGGGCGACTGCGTTGAATCAGTCCGCCACGCCCGGATCGCCCCTCACGCCTGTCTTGATGACACCGGTAGCAGGCAAGCCTGCAGCAACACCAGCGGCGGCGATCACGGCAGCAACCCCGCCTGCAGGCGCGCCCCGCATTCTGGTGGTCGATGACGAGTCCATCAACATCGCCATCCTGGTAAGTGCGCTGGGCAGCACTTACACCATCATTCCCGCGCGCAGCGGAACCAAGGCACTGGCCCTGGCGGTGGATCAGCGGCCCGAGCTGATTCTGCTCGACGTGATGATGCCGGACATGGATGGCTACGAGGTCTGCCGTCAGCTCAAAGCCAGCGTCGATACCCGTGACATTCCGGTGATCTTTGTCACCGCGCTGACCGATGGGCAGGCCGAGGCATTCGGCCTGGAACTGGGCGCGGTTGATTACCTGACCAAGCCTGTGCAGCCGGCGATCGTGCGTGCGCGGGTACGCAATCACCTGGAGCTGAAACACGCACGCGACAGCTTGTCGCGGCAGGTCATGGTGGATGGGCTGACCGGCATTGCCAATCGTCGCCGCTTCGATGAAGTGCTGGCTGCCGAAGCGCGCCGCATGCGCCGCAGCGGTCGGCCGCTGTCGGTGATCATGATCGATGTGGATCACTTCAAACGCTACAACGATCGCTATGGTCATGTTGCCGGTGATGTCTGCCTGCAGACCGTCGCGCGTGCGATTGCCGATGCCTTGCATTATCCGACCGACTGCGCGGCGCGTTATGGCGGCGAGGAGTTTGCGTGCATCTTGCCCGATACCTCGGCAGTCGATGCACAGCCGATTGCTGAGCGCATTCGTGCAGCCGTCCAAGCGCTGGATCTCGCGCACGAAGATTCGCCCACCAGCAGCCGCGTGACCATCAGCCTGGGCGTGGCAAGCCTGGCGCAGTTGGGTCCGATTGCATCGGTGCAGGAGCCGAGTGCTGCACGTCAGGCAGACGCAGCCGTCGGTGCCAAGTTGGTTGCCTTGGCCGACGAGCAGTTGTACGAGGCAAAGCGCAGCGGACGCAATCGTGCGGTTGCGGCGAGTTTGATGTCGGCGATTGGGTGA